TACAAAACGAATGTGCCGCCAACTGCAGCTCTCTTAATTGTCGGTTTTGTGCCAACCAATAAGGCGTACAAGTTAGGTGGACATCGGCTGCGTTCCCCCGCACGCGGAAGCACGTACGGCAATGCACGCGGCATGCCGCGCATTAGCAGCCAATCAGACGGCCAACGAAAATTGCGTCACGTGCGCCGTTTACATTTTCACCCGTGCCTTTATGACAAGTcactgccaacgccacctagacacagagggcctgcttattgcctcctctccctcctgcCCTATGTGGACACATAATatgtcagaattcgtctgctactgcgattcaccgttctgcgaatagacctctacccgagaaacgtcatcatgacgttggtagacagactgaaaccgaaacaaatcggaagtggagggctgggtttcacgaaAGATGTCGCGTCCCTttgagggaccatcgtaatcccctcaagaccatggctttcgggcgcgaccttgttcgccccctagcttcgagcatagttcaacactaccaaattggtggcgctgtccactatgacgttatttgtttacaaacagggagaggtctattcaagAGCCCGCAAATGACTGCCGCTCACCTGGATCCTGCCGACCTAAATATTTCGACAAAAAGTGCGAGACGCTTTCCAGGAAATcggttttgagaaagattgagaccttttttgcgctttatttccaagttttcccatttagtacgcggggacgttcaatcactactcgcagacgacggtggttcgtctttaTGGCCAcaaccgctgaaagcacgttcgtgattggctatatggccgttgaaaacacgatcctcgttggctgactcttaattgttacgtcacgtctaCGAGCAAGCACGCTTgctctatctaggtggcgttgtcacTGGACAAgtacggcttgggacaaaagtatACGGAACACGGCCCTGGCACATTTCTTCATTGGATCGTGCCCCTGCTATAGCTATCAGGAAGAGGTCGAATTGACCGGTTATTCTACCCATCCCTCAGTCGCACCGATTGAGAAATGAGGCAGCGTCCCgcgaacttttgtcccaagctgtacgaagATGCAACATTCAAAGGGAGGGTTTCGTCCAAGAGTCGCTTTCGCAAAAGCAGGGATGTGCTGAGCGGTGCTGTGCTGTCGTTCGCCACACGTGATCTCGGAAGTTCTCGTTTGCGACGAGATGCCACAAACCAGCTCCTTTTTGGGGCTGTACAAACGTTGACGTATACTACCGACCCCTTTCCCCAAAAAGAAAAACCGCGAGCATACCCTCTCCCTCTCATGCCTAGGCAAGTACGAAAAGCGACCTCACAACacatttcaacaacacagcgtCATATTATAGCTAGTTATAGGTCTGTTGTCAGTGTTAAACTGGGTTTTGTTGTTTTGGGCCTAGGATTACTGCGCTTTTTTTACTTCTACTCACTTGTTTTCTGAACGCTCAACTTCTGAGAAGTGAAAGTTAACTGTTACAATACGATTTCGTTGAGAcacacaatgaacatgacatgGTTTTCAGTGTtaattatttctttttcttttccatctAGCCTACAGCAAGTGTATGTATGCCTAGTACAGCAATGTTTATGTTTCGCTCCAAACACTAATCAAACTTGGGCTTGATCCATTCTACGTTGCTTCTGTACTTCCGCATAAGGTCCATGAACCGCTCTCTCCGTTCCTCCGGTGTTTCTGGTTTTGGTCTATTTCGAAGCTTCTCCAGGATGCCGTCAACATACTTTTCAGCATCGAATGCATGTGCCTCTTGTATCTGCGCAAGGAGTTCTGCCCTGAACACCTGTTCCTTCTTTTTCAACCGACGGAAGCGGCGCTTGGCCCATGCAAAGTGCATCCGTTTTCTCAGCTTTTGTAGCTTGTGCTTCTTCATCTTGCGCTTTCGGATTTGAACTAACtctgcagcctgctttgtgacTGTTGACACTGAAGGATCGGACTTTTCTATCTGGTTCGAAATATCTGTGGTTGGAGCAATGATAGTTCGCACGTCCCCAATCACGCTGGAGGGCTTCACAATAGACGGTAAATTGTATTCCATGGACGACCTTAATGTTGGAAGCTCCACTGGTTGCTTTAACGCTGGTGGAACATAAATGACCTTGGGTATGGCAGCTGTATTAGGTGATGCCATTACAGAGGAAAGGCCCTCGAAGGAGAATTTTAAGTTTGAGGACCTGGATACTCCTGTAGTGCCtaagaagaaacgaaaattcGAGATGCGTATTTAAGCTTTGTAGCAGTTCACAGCAACTCGTGTATCGTTGATGCACGCCGTCATGCGGTTAAATACGCACGTTTAATACAGTAACGTGGAAAGCCCAACTCACATTTTCCAGCCGTCGATATCCTCACTAGGGCAGCAAGCCTCGTGGAGCTGTGCCTCAGCGAGCTGAACAAGAGCATTATTGAGACCTACACCTCTTCCTGCGCAAGGAACCGTTATTTATACCATAAACTTGCCAAATAACATAAGTAAACTGCTAAAGAGAAAGCCGTCGCGACATCACGCTTGCCATGGCTGCTGGTGGCTATAGTTGACTACAGTTGGCTTTTCGATAATGTCGATTTCGAAAGGTTGGCCAGGGTCAGTCGGCTTTTCCGAAGAGAAACGGGACTTATTGAATTTTTATTGGTCATACGCAGAAAATAACTAATAACTTTAAATTTGTATTAGTTTAtcttacaaaacgaaaataaACCTCATACTTGGTGTGCATCTTCGTTTTGATCTCTGGGACCTCCTGCTTCGTTTTCGCACGTCGTCCCGTCGTCTGCTGCTACTGCGTACCACAATTTAAAATGGCGCAGGGGAAGTTGAAAGTGAAGGCATCGGTGCCAAAAAATTCCAAGAATGCACGAAATAGAACTTCATTGAGGGGAGTTACAAAAGGTAAGGCGAGCTGAAAATAACGGAACGTCACTGTTTTCAAGCAAAAGTGTTTCGATGTCCATCTAACGTTGTTTATGATAACAGCTCGCTCAGCTCCCAAGAAAGCCAAGGCAATAACCGCGAAGCAGCAAGTCCAAGTGGCAAGTTACCTTTCACTTTAATCTTCAAACTGCACTGGCGGAGGAATTGAAAGCTTGTATTACTGCATGCGATGTATGACCGCGTGATTTATTTAGCTGTATATCCATAATCGTTGGAACTCACGTGGCCGTCCCTGCTGTTTCAGGCCTTGGAGAAAAACATCCGCAAAAACATAGAACAAGAACTGAGAGCCAGAGCTGGCGGCGAAGGAAAGCCTTTCGGAACAACTGCAGGCACCAGTCAAGAGAAACCCAAGAAAAGGAGAAAGCGATAGTCATCTCTTGCATCAGGCGGGCTCAGCAGCTATGCCTTTTTCATTGTAGTTCCCAGCACTCCATCACCGAAAAAGCCACGGAAGGCTGAAATGTAATCGATCTGCCCCCATAAAAAAACAGGTTGTGTTGTAATCAGTACACGTCATTTTTTCATTCATGTAATATATGATACAACTTTCATGTTGTTTCA
This sequence is a window from Ornithodoros turicata isolate Travis chromosome 10, ASM3712646v1, whole genome shotgun sequence. Protein-coding genes within it:
- the LOC135371233 gene encoding uncharacterized protein LOC135371233 translates to MLLFSSLRHSSTRLAALVRISTAGKCTTGVSRSSNLKFSFEGLSSVMASPNTAAIPKVIYVPPALKQPVELPTLRSSMEYNLPSIVKPSSVIGDVRTIIAPTTDISNQIEKSDPSVSTVTKQAAELVQIRKRKMKKHKLQKLRKRMHFAWAKRRFRRLKKKEQVFRAELLAQIQEAHAFDAEKYVDGILEKLRNRPKPETPEERRERFMDLMRKYRSNVEWIKPKFD
- the LOC135371234 gene encoding uncharacterized protein LOC135371234, translating into MAQGKLKVKASVPKNSKNARNRTSLRGVTKARSAPKKAKAITAKQQVQVALEKNIRKNIEQELRARAGGEGKPFGTTAGTSQEKPKKRRKR